The proteins below are encoded in one region of Maribacter aestuarii:
- a CDS encoding SDR family oxidoreductase, which yields MKILLTGANGYIGMRLLPQLLDAGHQVVCAVRDAARLSVDDQVKKQIDIVEIDFLKDVEPDKLPKDLDAAYFLIHSMSTSTKDFDEMEATTAVNFNTYVAETNIKQVIYLSGIVNDENLSKHLWSRKNVEEILYKGDFSLTVLRAGIIVGSGSSSFEIIRDLCEKLPFMITPKWVLTKTQPIAIRDVISFLTGVLGNEKTYDESFDIAGPDVLTYKEMLHRYANARGFKNWIVTVPVMTPKLSSYWLYFVTSTSYKLALNLVDSMKIEVIANDDRLAKLLNIKPHSYTEAIDMAFKKIEQNLVISSWKDSMISGRFNRNLEKYIQVPKFGVLRDVQTMKVNNPKQVLQNIWTIGGEKGWYYGDWLWKLRGFLDKLIGGVGLRRGRTHPDKIYPGDALDFWRVLLADKKGKRLLLFAEMKLPGEAWLEFRIDEQNVLHQTATFRPRGLRGRLYWYSIVPLHYFIFGGMIRNIAKAKS from the coding sequence ATGAAAATTCTACTTACAGGTGCCAATGGTTATATAGGAATGCGTTTGCTGCCGCAATTATTGGATGCTGGCCATCAGGTTGTCTGTGCCGTAAGGGATGCTGCTCGCTTATCCGTTGATGATCAGGTAAAAAAGCAAATTGATATTGTTGAAATTGATTTTTTAAAAGATGTTGAACCGGACAAACTTCCAAAGGACCTGGATGCCGCATACTTTCTGATACATTCCATGAGTACGTCCACCAAGGATTTTGACGAAATGGAAGCCACCACAGCGGTAAATTTTAATACTTATGTTGCCGAAACCAACATTAAACAGGTAATCTACTTGAGCGGTATTGTCAATGACGAAAACCTCTCTAAACATTTATGGTCCCGCAAAAATGTGGAAGAAATCCTTTATAAGGGAGATTTCAGCCTAACCGTTTTGCGCGCTGGCATTATAGTTGGGTCCGGGAGTTCCTCTTTTGAAATTATACGAGATCTTTGTGAGAAATTACCTTTTATGATTACGCCGAAGTGGGTACTCACAAAAACGCAGCCCATTGCCATTAGGGATGTCATCTCTTTTTTGACCGGGGTTTTAGGCAATGAAAAAACGTATGACGAATCTTTTGATATTGCCGGACCAGATGTTCTCACTTATAAAGAAATGCTACATCGGTACGCCAATGCGAGAGGTTTCAAAAATTGGATTGTGACCGTTCCGGTCATGACCCCTAAACTGTCCTCCTACTGGTTGTATTTCGTAACCTCAACTTCCTATAAATTAGCGTTGAATTTAGTGGATAGTATGAAAATTGAGGTCATTGCCAATGATGACCGATTAGCAAAATTATTGAACATTAAGCCACACAGTTATACTGAAGCCATTGATATGGCTTTTAAGAAAATAGAACAAAATTTAGTTATTAGCAGTTGGAAGGACAGTATGATCAGTGGCCGATTCAATCGGAATCTAGAAAAGTACATCCAGGTGCCAAAGTTTGGAGTTCTAAGGGACGTTCAAACAATGAAAGTTAATAATCCAAAGCAAGTTTTGCAGAATATTTGGACAATAGGTGGTGAAAAGGGATGGTACTATGGGGATTGGCTTTGGAAATTAAGAGGATTCTTAGATAAGCTTATCGGTGGTGTAGGACTAAGGCGCGGAAGAACCCACCCGGATAAGATATATCCGGGAGACGCTTTGGATTTTTGGCGTGTTCTATTAGCCGACAAAAAAGGAAAAAGACTTTTATTGTTTGCAGAAATGAAATTACCCGGTGAAGCATGGTTAGAGTTCAGAATCGATGAGCAAAATGTTCTGCACCAAACGGCCACTTTTAGACCTAGAGGGCTAAGGGGTCGTTTGTATTGGTACAGTATTGTACCGCTACATTATTTTATTTTTGGAGGGATGATACGTAACATTGCAAAGGCCAAATCATGA
- the argS gene encoding arginine--tRNA ligase has protein sequence MNLQEVLDNKVKEAVLSLYKVALPSVEFQPTRKDFKGDITVVVFPMLRHVKGNPVQIGEQIGEYLEKEVEAVFGFNVVKGFLNIIIADTFYLKFFNEIQAQINYGLVNANNEAVMVEYSSPNTNKPLHLGHIRNNLLGYSVAEILKASGKKVYKTQIINDRGIHICKSMLAWQRFGNGETPESTGLKGDKLVGNYYVAFDKAYKKQIAQNVALGIDPKVAEKEAPILLEAQEMLQKWEAGDEEVVSLWKKMNGWVYEGFEETYKNLGVDFDKFYYESDTYLLGKDVVADGIDKGVFYKKDDGSVWIDLTDEGLDEKIVLRSDGTAVYMTQDIGTAIQRVKDYPDISGMVYTVGNEQDYHFKVLFLILKKLGFSWAEKLYHLSYGMVDLPSGKMKSREGTVVDADDLMADMTKTAAAISEDLGKLEEYSEAEKQDLYKMIGLGALKYYILKVDPKKRILFNPEESVDFQGNTGPFIQYTYARIQSILRKAEDTHVNLSTPMDTVDELHPKEKELIKQLQLFPETIQMAAENYSPALIANYTYDLVKEFNSFYQQVSILGEADETKKVLRVQLSQKVGEVIQSAFKLLGIEVPDRM, from the coding sequence ATGAATCTCCAAGAAGTCCTTGATAATAAAGTAAAAGAAGCGGTTTTGTCCCTTTACAAGGTGGCCTTGCCCTCAGTGGAATTTCAGCCTACCAGGAAGGATTTTAAAGGAGATATCACCGTTGTGGTTTTTCCTATGCTAAGGCATGTGAAAGGCAACCCGGTTCAAATAGGTGAACAGATCGGTGAATATTTGGAAAAGGAAGTAGAAGCTGTTTTCGGTTTCAATGTGGTGAAAGGATTTTTAAACATTATAATAGCGGATACTTTTTATCTAAAGTTTTTCAATGAAATACAAGCTCAGATAAATTACGGTCTTGTAAATGCGAATAATGAGGCGGTGATGGTGGAATATTCATCCCCCAATACCAACAAACCTTTGCATCTAGGGCATATCCGAAATAATCTATTGGGCTATTCCGTAGCTGAAATATTAAAGGCCTCGGGAAAAAAGGTCTACAAAACACAGATTATTAATGACCGGGGAATCCATATTTGTAAAAGTATGTTGGCCTGGCAGCGATTTGGAAATGGAGAAACGCCTGAATCCACTGGTTTAAAAGGAGACAAGCTAGTTGGTAATTATTATGTCGCTTTTGATAAGGCATATAAAAAACAGATTGCCCAAAACGTAGCTTTAGGAATTGATCCAAAAGTAGCGGAAAAAGAAGCGCCAATTTTATTGGAGGCGCAGGAAATGCTTCAAAAATGGGAAGCCGGGGATGAGGAAGTGGTTTCTCTCTGGAAAAAGATGAACGGATGGGTCTATGAAGGTTTTGAAGAGACATACAAGAACCTTGGGGTAGACTTTGATAAGTTTTATTATGAAAGTGATACCTATTTATTAGGAAAGGATGTGGTAGCCGATGGTATTGATAAAGGTGTTTTCTATAAAAAAGACGATGGTAGTGTTTGGATCGATTTGACCGATGAAGGCTTGGACGAAAAAATAGTATTGCGCTCAGATGGCACAGCGGTATATATGACTCAAGATATTGGTACGGCTATTCAACGGGTAAAGGATTACCCGGACATTAGCGGAATGGTCTATACGGTAGGAAATGAACAAGATTACCATTTTAAAGTACTGTTTCTGATTTTAAAGAAACTCGGATTTTCTTGGGCGGAAAAATTGTATCACTTGAGTTATGGAATGGTCGATCTTCCAAGCGGAAAGATGAAAAGTAGGGAAGGCACCGTGGTAGATGCGGATGATTTAATGGCCGATATGACGAAAACGGCAGCAGCAATATCCGAGGATTTGGGAAAGTTGGAAGAATACTCCGAAGCTGAAAAGCAAGATCTCTATAAAATGATTGGACTTGGAGCTTTAAAGTATTATATCTTGAAAGTAGATCCCAAGAAGAGAATTCTTTTTAACCCGGAAGAATCTGTGGATTTTCAAGGAAATACAGGACCATTTATTCAGTATACCTATGCCCGAATTCAATCCATCCTAAGAAAAGCTGAGGATACTCATGTAAATCTGTCGACCCCGATGGACACGGTAGATGAGCTACATCCAAAAGAAAAAGAACTTATTAAACAACTACAATTGTTTCCTGAGACTATTCAGATGGCTGCTGAGAACTATAGTCCTGCCTTGATAGCAAATTATACCTATGACTTGGTCAAGGAGTTTAATTCCTTTTATCAGCAAGTTTCCATTTTAGGTGAGGCAGATGAAACTAAAAAAGTGCTACGTGTACAATTGTCCCAAAAAGTGGGTGAGGTAATACAGTCTGCGTTTAAGCTTTTAGGTATAGAAGTTCCAGATAGAATGTAA
- a CDS encoding bacteriorhodopsin-like: protein MENLMTSIPLVAKMATNDYVGFTFFVGCMAMMAASAFFFFSMNDFDRKWKTSILVSGLITFIAAVHYWYMRDYWATVGESPTFFRYVDWVLTVPLMCVEFYLILKVAGAKKSLMWKLIFASVIMLVTGYFGEAVYNTGSGPAIWGLISGLAYFYIVYEIWFGSAKKLAEQAGGSVLTAHKTLCWFVLVGWAIYPLGYMAGTPGWYDGLGNLGLNMDVIYNIGDAINKIGFGLVVYGAAVAASKKTA from the coding sequence ATGGAAAATTTAATGACTTCAATTCCCCTTGTAGCTAAAATGGCTACAAATGATTACGTTGGCTTTACCTTCTTTGTAGGATGTATGGCTATGATGGCCGCTTCGGCTTTTTTCTTCTTTTCTATGAACGACTTTGATAGAAAATGGAAAACCTCGATTTTAGTATCGGGATTAATTACCTTCATTGCAGCGGTACACTATTGGTACATGCGCGACTATTGGGCAACCGTAGGTGAATCTCCTACATTCTTTAGGTATGTAGACTGGGTATTAACAGTGCCGCTAATGTGCGTTGAATTTTACCTCATCCTAAAAGTTGCTGGAGCTAAAAAATCGTTAATGTGGAAACTCATATTTGCATCGGTAATTATGCTTGTAACTGGATACTTTGGAGAAGCTGTTTACAACACTGGATCCGGACCAGCTATATGGGGTTTAATTTCAGGTTTGGCTTACTTCTATATTGTATATGAAATATGGTTCGGTTCGGCAAAAAAATTGGCCGAACAAGCAGGTGGTTCAGTCTTAACAGCACACAAAACTCTATGTTGGTTTGTGTTGGTTGGATGGGCAATATACCCATTAGGATACATGGCCGGTACACCAGGATGGTACGATGGACTCGGAAACCTTGGACTTAACATGGATGTTATTTATAACATAGGTGATGCCATCAATAAAATTGGTTTTGGCCTTGTAGTATATGGTGCGGCAGTAGCTGCCTCCAAAAAGACAGCATAA
- a CDS encoding TonB-dependent receptor encodes MGKAHLNTLASLLLLFLFLLSVGKGTAQTAPNTKINIITLIQEVESIYNIKFSFIDEDLESIFINRPTDETLKGILETIREQTQLKIQKLSDRYYTISKSTTVDICARVLDNFENNTIPGASVQVLGSSIAAITDFQGNFQFDNIPRKAVVQIKHLGYKTLFVTAEQLVSQNPCITIALALSYQELDEVVVYKFLTSGLSKLTDASIQLNTAEFGILPGLIEPDILQTIQALPGIRSVDETVSDINIRGGTNDQNLILWDGIKMYQSGHFFGLISAFNPYLTDKVTVIKNGTSAQYGDGVSGVLDMRTKNSVQSELFGGAGVNLISGDVFAQIPIKENLAMQFSGRRSYTDFLNTPTYDTFSEKAFQDSDVQADSDFYFYDFTGKVLYDINRYQRVRFSLININNNLDYLETNADGSRSNESNLDQTNISFGSSLESDWTDDFSTHLNLYYTRYRLNALSISNNDRQRLIQNNLVLEKSAKLTSNYKINDKLSWINGLQVTETGIQNKTDLNEPQFISNVKGVIYTNAVFSEVNYISENRKFFAQIGGRLNYISNVNTFDEFILEPRLNISYQLAPNFKTELLGEFKSQTTNQIIDLEQNFLGLEKRRWILADGSTLPVTKSKQGSLGFNYDENRFYIGIEGFYKEVNGINVRTQGFQNQNQFDGEVGSYTIKGLEFLINKKNNDYSAWLSYTYNLNDYTFEAIAPPNFPNNLDIRHSFTLAGNYNLKNLKVGVGLNYRSGKPFTQPDTETPINTLVFPNEINYQEPNTSRLPEYFRADASANYNFSLSPRIRSSFGISILNFTNRKNTLNTYYRLNDANEVETVQRISLGVTPNASFRVSF; translated from the coding sequence ATGGGGAAAGCGCACCTTAATACGCTTGCATCTTTACTACTTCTTTTTCTATTCTTACTCTCCGTGGGTAAGGGTACGGCTCAAACCGCCCCAAATACTAAAATTAATATTATCACCCTTATCCAAGAAGTGGAGTCGATTTACAATATTAAATTCTCTTTTATTGATGAGGATTTAGAATCCATATTCATTAATCGCCCCACTGACGAAACCCTAAAAGGCATATTGGAAACCATTAGGGAACAGACACAACTTAAAATCCAAAAGTTAAGCGACAGATATTACACTATTTCCAAAAGTACTACAGTAGATATCTGTGCCCGGGTTTTGGATAATTTTGAGAACAATACCATACCAGGAGCTTCCGTGCAGGTGCTTGGTAGCTCCATTGCCGCTATTACCGATTTTCAGGGTAATTTTCAATTTGACAACATTCCAAGGAAAGCGGTAGTCCAAATAAAACACCTGGGATATAAGACCTTATTTGTTACGGCAGAGCAGTTGGTTTCGCAAAATCCCTGCATTACGATTGCTTTGGCTTTGAGCTACCAAGAACTGGACGAGGTGGTCGTTTATAAATTCTTGACCAGTGGACTCTCCAAACTTACGGATGCCAGTATTCAGCTGAACACAGCTGAATTCGGTATACTGCCCGGACTTATAGAACCTGATATTTTACAGACCATACAAGCCCTTCCAGGAATTAGGAGTGTAGACGAAACCGTTTCCGACATAAACATAAGGGGAGGAACAAATGACCAAAACCTTATTCTCTGGGACGGTATTAAAATGTATCAATCTGGACATTTTTTTGGATTGATATCCGCTTTTAACCCCTACCTGACCGATAAAGTTACCGTAATAAAAAATGGGACAAGTGCCCAATATGGGGATGGAGTGAGTGGGGTTTTGGATATGCGGACCAAAAATTCCGTCCAAAGTGAACTCTTTGGAGGAGCTGGAGTAAACCTCATTAGCGGTGATGTTTTTGCTCAAATACCTATAAAAGAAAATCTGGCCATGCAATTTTCGGGAAGACGTTCCTATACCGACTTTTTAAATACCCCTACTTATGATACGTTTTCGGAAAAAGCCTTCCAAGATAGCGACGTGCAAGCGGATAGCGATTTTTATTTTTATGATTTCACAGGAAAGGTTTTGTACGATATCAACCGTTACCAGCGCGTAAGGTTCAGTCTTATCAATATAAATAACAATTTAGACTATCTGGAAACCAATGCTGATGGAAGTCGTTCCAACGAAAGTAATCTTGATCAAACTAATATTTCCTTTGGCAGTTCATTGGAAAGCGATTGGACTGATGATTTCTCTACACATTTAAATCTGTATTACACAAGATACCGTCTAAATGCCTTAAGTATTTCCAATAATGATCGGCAACGTCTCATTCAAAACAACCTAGTACTGGAAAAAAGTGCCAAACTAACCAGCAATTATAAGATCAACGACAAACTTAGCTGGATCAATGGCCTACAGGTAACAGAAACAGGCATACAGAACAAGACCGATTTGAACGAACCACAGTTTATAAGTAATGTCAAAGGTGTTATCTACACCAACGCTGTTTTTTCAGAAGTCAATTACATTTCCGAGAACCGAAAATTCTTTGCGCAAATTGGCGGGCGCTTAAACTACATATCCAATGTGAATACCTTTGATGAATTTATTCTAGAACCCAGATTGAACATCAGTTATCAGCTGGCACCAAATTTTAAGACCGAGCTTTTAGGTGAGTTTAAAAGTCAGACGACCAATCAAATTATAGACTTGGAACAAAATTTTCTAGGTCTTGAAAAACGAAGATGGATTTTAGCGGACGGAAGCACATTGCCTGTAACCAAGAGTAAGCAAGGCTCCCTAGGTTTCAATTATGATGAGAATCGATTTTATATAGGTATTGAAGGGTTTTATAAAGAGGTAAATGGTATAAATGTACGAACCCAAGGTTTTCAAAATCAAAATCAATTCGACGGCGAGGTAGGCAGCTATACCATTAAAGGACTTGAGTTTCTTATTAATAAAAAGAACAATGATTACAGTGCATGGCTTAGTTACACCTACAATTTAAACGACTACACGTTTGAGGCTATCGCACCGCCAAATTTTCCCAACAATTTGGACATTCGTCATTCATTTACGTTAGCCGGGAATTATAATCTTAAAAATCTAAAAGTGGGAGTGGGTTTGAATTATCGTTCCGGTAAACCCTTTACGCAACCCGATACCGAAACTCCTATAAATACTTTGGTTTTCCCAAATGAAATCAATTATCAAGAACCCAACACTAGCAGGTTACCGGAATACTTTAGGGCAGATGCTTCTGCTAATTACAACTTCTCTCTTTCGCCTAGGATAAGATCCTCATTTGGAATATCCATCTTAAACTTCACGAATCGAAAAAACACTCTGAACACCTATTATCGTCTAAACGATGCCAACGAAGTGGAAACGGTGCAACGAATCTCGCTGGGAGTAACGCCGAATGCCAGTTTTAGGGTAAGCTTTTAA
- a CDS encoding FecR family protein: MQENYLAKWLNNELSEAELSEFKTSEEYATYQRILETSSTLEAPSFDEERAWEAIVTRRAERPKVITLSPFKTFLRIAAVIAVLLTGSYFYLSTLDESFTTDYAETKEIVLPDNSEIILNAESQLSFSEKNWDKERNISLSGEAFFKVAKGEKFTVETEQGTVTVLGTQFNVENRGDFFEVSCFEGLVSVTFNGKEMKLAAGNSFVAINGEETKSTVAKNGQPSWMKNESSFKSIPLKYVLEEFQRQHNLTVQLKNIDTSQLFTGTFSNSDTDLALRSISVPLQIKFKLEGNKVLFYGESAP, from the coding sequence ATGCAAGAAAATTACTTGGCAAAATGGCTGAACAATGAACTCTCTGAGGCGGAACTTTCGGAATTTAAAACGTCCGAGGAATACGCCACTTATCAGCGAATTCTAGAAACTTCGAGTACGCTTGAAGCACCTTCTTTTGACGAAGAAAGGGCCTGGGAGGCAATTGTAACTAGACGTGCAGAGCGACCTAAGGTTATAACTTTATCTCCTTTTAAAACGTTCTTGCGTATTGCGGCCGTAATAGCTGTACTTTTAACCGGTTCCTATTTCTATTTAAGTACGCTAGATGAATCCTTTACTACGGATTATGCGGAAACTAAAGAAATAGTATTACCGGACAATTCTGAAATTATATTGAACGCAGAATCTCAACTATCGTTTAGCGAAAAAAACTGGGATAAAGAACGAAACATATCTCTAAGTGGAGAGGCTTTCTTTAAGGTTGCCAAGGGTGAAAAATTCACTGTAGAGACAGAACAAGGGACTGTAACAGTTTTAGGTACTCAATTTAATGTGGAAAATAGGGGCGACTTTTTTGAAGTTTCCTGTTTTGAAGGTTTGGTGAGCGTAACCTTTAATGGAAAAGAAATGAAGCTCGCTGCAGGAAATTCCTTTGTCGCAATTAATGGGGAAGAAACTAAATCTACCGTTGCGAAAAATGGACAGCCTTCGTGGATGAAGAATGAAAGTTCTTTTAAAAGTATTCCTTTAAAATATGTTTTAGAGGAGTTTCAAAGACAGCATAATCTAACCGTTCAACTTAAGAATATTGACACCTCACAGCTGTTCACAGGTACTTTTAGTAACTCGGATACAGATTTAGCCCTCAGGAGTATTAGCGTTCCTCTTCAAATAAAGTTTAAATTAGAGGGGAATAAAGTGCTGTTCTATGGGGAAAGCGCACCTTAA